ATGTCAGTGGAGAGTAAAAGGATAGGTGCGGTTCCGAAAACTTCGGGATGGAGTAAAAAGGCTTTTATAACAACATCACTGTTTTCTATTCGGACAGTAACTTTTTGTTCAAGCTCTTCTAAAAAGTAGTAGAACTTTCTTAAATAATTGGGTTTCAATGTCCTGTCTTCATTTCTTCCCTGATCGTAGTAGCCGAAACTCCATAATATTCCTATCCCTACGATATTTTGTTTGAGGTCATATGCACTTCGCATATGAGAGCCGGCTAAAAAGCCGAGACCTCCAGAATAGATTTTTAAAGCCTGGTCAACAGCGAACTCCATAGAGAAGTAAGCAACACTTGTTTTATAGTTCTTGTTTATATCGTAGGAATGCAGTTTCATGCAAAGCCCTTTATCTTTTGTAAAAGTTTATATAACAATACAAAAAGTGTTTTTTATTGTGTTATATGAGTTTATAGTATCTAATCTTAGTTTTTTATAAACTGTAAAAAAAGAGTTATTTGATAATACAGCTTTTTTTAGATATAATTCACCACTTTTTATTTAGGAAAATATGATATGACAACCAGTCTTTTACTTATCGTACAAATTGTTTTAGTGATTATCTTAACTATTGCAGTTTTATTACAAAAAAGCTCAAGCATAGGTCTTGGTGCATATAGCGGTTCAAACGAGTCTGTTTTTGGTGCAAAAGGTCCAAACAGTTTCTTGGCAAAAACAACTTTTCTTATCGGTTTTTTATTTGTTGTAAACACGATCGCTTTGGGTTACATGTATTCAAAAGCTTCAGAGTCTTCAGTAGTTGATGAGATAGTTGAAAACACTGCGGTAACTGCACCGGCAGTAAAAGTTGAAACAAACACTACAAAATAAGGAGGGTACATAATGGTAAACGAAATTTTTGACACTTGTGAACAAAAAATGAAAGCTAGCATAGAGCATATGCTAAAAGAGTTTAAAACACTAAGAACAGGTAAAGTAAACACTGCTGTTTTAGATAATGTAAAAGTGGACTATTACGGTACTCCGACTCCACTTGATCAAGTTGGTTCAGTGATCGCAACTGATGCAACTACTATCGTAGTTAACCCTTGGGAGAAAAACCTTTTAGGTGATATTGAAACTGCAATTGCTGCTGCAAATATCGGTGTAAACCCAAACAATGACGGTGACCAAATTAAACTTTTCTTCCCTCCAATGACAGTTGATCAAAGACAAGAGACTGTTAAACAGATGAAAGGTATGGGTGAAAAAGCGAAAGTTTCAGTAAGAAACGACAGACGTGATGCTAACGATAAAGTAAAAAAACTTGAAAAAGATAAAGAGATCACACAAGATGATTCTAAATCTGCTCAAGACAATATTCAAAAACTAACAGACAAATATATTGCAGAGATCGACAATATTTTAAAAGATAAAGAAGCAGAAATACTAAAAGTTTAATCACGTAAAAGGAAATAACTCCTTTTACTACGCTAACGCTTGGTTCTCTTCAGTAGAGAGCCCTCGCACCCTTGGTGCTCTTATAAAAACCTTACTAACACTCAAGGAACAATCAATGGATATCAAAAAAATCTACATGGATGCAAACGCTCTTTTAGAGGGGCACTTCAAACTTAGTTCTGGAAATCATTCCCAATACTACTTACAATCTGCAAAAGTTTTAGAAGATCCTAAAACTGCAACACTTTTAGCAACTGAATTGGCAAAACAAATCAAAGCAAGCGGTTTAGAGATAGATACTGTGTGTGCACCTGCTCTTGGCGGTCTTATTGCCGGTTATGCTTTAGCACAGGCTTTGGATGTAAGATATATCTTTGCTGAGCGTGTAAACGGTGAGATGTCTATACGTCGCGGTTTTGAAGTAAGTAAAGGTGAAAAGGTACTTATGTGTGAAGATATCATCACAACTGGTGGTTCTGCTATGGAAGCTGCAGCTGTTGTAAAAGAGCTTGGCGGTGAGATCGTAGGTGTAGCAGCACTAGCTAACCGTGGTTTTTGTCATAGAGAAAACAGTGATGTTGAAACAAAACCAAACTGTAAACTTCCACAAGATATCCCATTTTTCGCATTAG
Above is a window of Sulfurimonas marina DNA encoding:
- the frr gene encoding ribosome recycling factor, which translates into the protein MVNEIFDTCEQKMKASIEHMLKEFKTLRTGKVNTAVLDNVKVDYYGTPTPLDQVGSVIATDATTIVVNPWEKNLLGDIETAIAAANIGVNPNNDGDQIKLFFPPMTVDQRQETVKQMKGMGEKAKVSVRNDRRDANDKVKKLEKDKEITQDDSKSAQDNIQKLTDKYIAEIDNILKDKEAEILKV
- the secG gene encoding preprotein translocase subunit SecG, with amino-acid sequence MTTSLLLIVQIVLVIILTIAVLLQKSSSIGLGAYSGSNESVFGAKGPNSFLAKTTFLIGFLFVVNTIALGYMYSKASESSVVDEIVENTAVTAPAVKVETNTTK
- the pyrE gene encoding orotate phosphoribosyltransferase, which encodes MDIKKIYMDANALLEGHFKLSSGNHSQYYLQSAKVLEDPKTATLLATELAKQIKASGLEIDTVCAPALGGLIAGYALAQALDVRYIFAERVNGEMSIRRGFEVSKGEKVLMCEDIITTGGSAMEAAAVVKELGGEIVGVAALANRGFCHRENSDVETKPNCKLPQDIPFFALADFTFEMYSPEDCPLCKDGSEAIKPGSRGN